The stretch of DNA ACGCCGATGGCAAGCGCTACATCGACGCCAGCGGCGGCGCGGCGGTTTCCTGCCTCGGCCACAGCGACCAGCGGGTGATCGACGCGATCAAGCGGCAGGTGCAGCAGCTGCCTTATGCGCATACCTCGTTTTTCACGACGGCGGTCGCGGAAGAGCTGGCCGAACGCCTGGCCGAGACCTCGCCGGCCGGGCTGGACCATGTCTACTTCGCGTCCGGCGGATCCGAGGCAATCGAAGGCGCGCTGAAACTCGCCCGCCAATATTTCGTCGAAAAAGGCGAGCCCGAGCGCCGCCATTTCATCGCGCGCCGCCAGAGCTACCACGGCAACACGCTGGGGGCGCTCGCGATCGGCGGCAATGCCTGGCGGCGCGAGCTGTTCCTGCCACTATTGATCGAAGCGCATCACGTCAGCCCCTGTTATGCCTATCGCGAACAGCGCAGCGACGAAACCGAACAAGCCTACGCGCAGCGGCTGGCCGACGAGCTTGAAAGCAAGATTCTCGAACTCGGCGCGGAATCGGTCGCCGCGTTCGTCGCGGAAACCGTCGTGGGCGCCACGGCGGGCGCGGTGCCGCCAGTGCGCGAGTACTTCAGAAAAATCCGCGCTGTCTGCGACAAATACGGCGTACTGCTGATTCTGGACGAGATCATGTCCGGCATGGGGCGTACCGGTCATCTGTTCGCCTGCGAGGAAGACGGCGTCGCTCCTGATCTGTTGACGATCGCCAAAGGATTGGGAGCGGGGTATCAGCCGATCGGCGCGACGCTGGTAAGCGACGAGATCTACCGCACCATCGTCGCCGGCTCAGGGTTCTTCCAGCACGGCCATACGTATATCGGTCACGCTACCGCCTGTGCCGCGGCGCTCGAAGTGCAGCGGGTCATCGCCGCCGACAATCTGCTGGCCAATGTCGTGGCCCGCGGAGAGCAGCTGCGCGCCAGCCTGCGCGCGCGTTTCGCGGATCACTTGCATGTTGGCGACATACGGGGCCGGGGGCTCTTCGTCGGTGTCGAACTCGTCCAGCATCGCGAGAAGAAGACGCCATTTTCACCTGACCTGAAACTGCATGCGCTGATCAAACGCGAAGCGATGCAACGCGGACTCATGGTCTACCCGATGGGCGGAACGGTCGACGGCCAGCACGGCGATCATGTATTGCTGGCGCCGCCGTTCATTTGCACCGACCGGCAGATCGAGACGATTGTCGAGCGTTTGGGAGACGCGGTCGATGGCGCGCTACGGTCGCTCGACGCGTTGTAACCTTCCCGCTGAACCTTTCTTCCCGCCTGGCTGTGTGCTCGGCCTATCTTCCCGTCCCAAAGCACCGATATGAGCAGCAGACTTCCACCGTTTCACCTCGATTCCGCCACGAGCGAGCAGCAAAGCGTGCTGCGCGAGATCCTGAACGGACCGCGCGGCAATCTGAACGGACCTTTTCTCGGATGGATCCACAGCCCGGAGTTGGCCCAGCACGCACAGCGACTCGGTGCGTTCTGCCGCTACCAGACGGGCCTGCCACTGCGTCTGTCCGAGTTGGCCATCCTGGTGACTGCAGCGCAATGGAAATCGCAGGCCGAATGGCACATCCACCATCCGATCGCGCTCGAGGCGGGTTTGCCTGCCGCGACGGCGCAATCGATTCGCGTCGGCACGCCGCCTGTGTTCGAGCATCCGGACGACGAACTGATTTTTCGCTTTGCGACCGAGCTTTACGCGGCCAAGCGGGTTTCCGATGACACCTACGCGCAGGCAGCCGAGCGCTTCGGGTATCCGGTCGTCGTCAATCTGGTCGGGCTGCTCGGTTATTACGCGCTCGTGGCCATGACACTGAACACCTTCGGCATGCGCGCGCAAGGGCAGGCCGAATTGCCCTTCGAAGAGCCCGACTGCGGCCAGGGCACGTTGAATTAGCCGGCTTATCGAGAAGTCCGAAAGCAGAGGGCTGAACGAAGTCCTTTCTTGTACAGACAAGGGAAGTGGGCGAGGAACTAGAGGGCGGTTTGTGTTGCC from Bordetella sp. FB-8 encodes:
- a CDS encoding aspartate aminotransferase family protein, with amino-acid sequence MTTIFHRAPRASLPVAVAGDGIEIIDADGKRYIDASGGAAVSCLGHSDQRVIDAIKRQVQQLPYAHTSFFTTAVAEELAERLAETSPAGLDHVYFASGGSEAIEGALKLARQYFVEKGEPERRHFIARRQSYHGNTLGALAIGGNAWRRELFLPLLIEAHHVSPCYAYREQRSDETEQAYAQRLADELESKILELGAESVAAFVAETVVGATAGAVPPVREYFRKIRAVCDKYGVLLILDEIMSGMGRTGHLFACEEDGVAPDLLTIAKGLGAGYQPIGATLVSDEIYRTIVAGSGFFQHGHTYIGHATACAAALEVQRVIAADNLLANVVARGEQLRASLRARFADHLHVGDIRGRGLFVGVELVQHREKKTPFSPDLKLHALIKREAMQRGLMVYPMGGTVDGQHGDHVLLAPPFICTDRQIETIVERLGDAVDGALRSLDAL
- a CDS encoding carboxymuconolactone decarboxylase family protein yields the protein MSSRLPPFHLDSATSEQQSVLREILNGPRGNLNGPFLGWIHSPELAQHAQRLGAFCRYQTGLPLRLSELAILVTAAQWKSQAEWHIHHPIALEAGLPAATAQSIRVGTPPVFEHPDDELIFRFATELYAAKRVSDDTYAQAAERFGYPVVVNLVGLLGYYALVAMTLNTFGMRAQGQAELPFEEPDCGQGTLN